From a region of the Sorex araneus isolate mSorAra2 chromosome 10, mSorAra2.pri, whole genome shotgun sequence genome:
- the LOC101558164 gene encoding natural killer cells antigen CD94-like encodes MAASRTTQWRWISGILGILCLLLLTLLGVLLSKAYLSQSSKSTNSTGITADSQEGYPSCCSCPEGWIGYQCSCYFISKEQKSWEASRNFCESKNSSLLQMYSKEELHFLRYSRNIYWIGVSYNKDLGAWLWLNGSAVSLDLYLSMLLLDSFTSS; translated from the exons ATGGCAG cttCTCGGACCACTCAGTGGAGGTGGATTTCTGGAATCTTAGGAATACTGTGCCTTTTACTGTTGACGCTTTTGGGAGTTCTGTTGAGTAAGG CATATTTGAGCCAAAGTAGTAAGTCAACCAACTCAACAGGAATCACTGCAGATTCCCAGGAAG GTTATCCCAGCTGCTGTTCCTGTCCAGAAGGGTGGATTGGATACCAATGCAGCTGTTACTTCATTTCTAAGGAGCAAAAAAGTTGGGAAGCGAGTAGGAATTTCTGTGAATCTAAGAATTCCAGTCTCCTTCAGATGTATAGCAAAGAAGAACTG CATTTTTTGAGGTACAGTAGGAACATTTACTGGATTGGAGTTTCTTACAATAAGGATCTCGGCGCCTGGTTGTGGCTGAACGGCTCTGCAGTCTCCCTCGATCT gtaTCTTTCAATGCTGCTTTTGGATTCCTTCACCTCTAGCTGA
- the LOC129399159 gene encoding natural killer cells antigen CD94-like, translating to MAAFRTTQWRWISGILGILCLFLMILLGILLNKPYLNQSITPTPSPGLQEDHSDSCCFCPEGWLGHQCKCYFFSIEQKSWEASRNFCESKNSSLLQLHSKDELGFVRRSRYFYWIGISYNKDRGAWFWLNGSAFSPALFKEPQAFNTKKCITYKPGEGFLDDSCEKKNSYICKQQLN from the exons ATGGCAG cctttcGGACCACTCAGTGGAGGTGGATCTCTGGAATCTTAGGAATATTGTGCCTTTTCCTGATGATACTTTTAGGAATTTTGTTGAATAAGC CATATTTGAATCAAAGTATTACGCCAACCCCCTCGCCAGGATTGCAGGAAG ATCATTCTGACAGCTGCTGTTTTTGTCCGGAAGGGTGGCTTGGACATCAATGCAAATGTTACTTTTTTTCCATTGAGCAAAAGAGCTGGGAAGCGAGTAGGAACTTCTGTGAATCCAAGAATTCCAGCCTCCTTCAGTTGCACAGCAAAGATGAACTG GGTTTTGTCCGGCGCAGTCGGTACTTTTACTGGATTGGAATTTCTTACAATAAGGATCGCGGTGCCTGGTTTTGGCTGAAtggctctgccttctcccccgctCT aTTTAAAGAGCCTCAAGCTTTCAACACAAAGAAATGCATAACGTATAAACCAGGTGAAGGATTTTTGGATGATTCCTGTGAGAAGAAAAATAGTTACATCTGCAAACAACAGCTTAATTAG